In Dermacentor variabilis isolate Ectoservices chromosome 7, ASM5094787v1, whole genome shotgun sequence, a genomic segment contains:
- the LOC142587149 gene encoding tissue factor pathway inhibitor-like isoform X1: protein MKVRAQNMLIFFIATNEIFKGSQASKKMISYFKRSKKPETSTTSSSNITEILKSTHSNENLTYYLNNTTEPQTSTASTFNTTAGATGQNSSICQLDPDKGRCRASLDYWYFNSSTSTCSLFSYGGCGGNENRFYNCTECMKKCNDRPNITDICKTLEEEAYKDYAWEMETSPPDTTEYQTVYYKYSEDEQ, encoded by the exons AAATATTCAAAGGCAGCCAAGCAAGTAAGAAAATGATTTCCTATTTCAAAAGGAGCAAAAAGCCAGAGACCAGCACCACGTCAAGCTCCAacattactg AAATCTTGAAAAGCACCCACTCAAACGAGAACCTAACTTACTATTTGAATAACACCACCGAGCCTCAGACCAGCACAGCGTCAACGTTCAATACAACAG CAGGTGCAACTGGCCAAAACTCTTCCATCTGCCAACTCGACCCCGATAAAGGACGCTGCAGAGCAAGCTTAGATTATTGGTACTTCAACTCCAGCACTTCCACGTGCTCCCTCTTTAGCTATGGTGGGTGTGGAGGCAATGAGAACCGTTTTTACAACTGCACGGAATGTATGAAAAAATGCAATG ATCGCCCAAACATAACTGATATCTGTAAAACTTTGGAAGAGGAGGCTTACAAGGATTACGCATGGGAGATGGAAACGTCACCGCCAGACACAACTGAATATCAGACAGTTTATTACAAGTATTCTGAAGACgagcaataa
- the LOC142587149 gene encoding tissue factor pathway inhibitor-like isoform X2 has product MKVRAQNMLIFFIATNEIFKGSQASKKMISYFKRSKKPETSTTSSSNITEILKSTHSNENLTYYLNNTTEPQTSTASTFNTTGATGQNSSICQLDPDKGRCRASLDYWYFNSSTSTCSLFSYGGCGGNENRFYNCTECMKKCNDRPNITDICKTLEEEAYKDYAWEMETSPPDTTEYQTVYYKYSEDEQ; this is encoded by the exons AAATATTCAAAGGCAGCCAAGCAAGTAAGAAAATGATTTCCTATTTCAAAAGGAGCAAAAAGCCAGAGACCAGCACCACGTCAAGCTCCAacattactg AAATCTTGAAAAGCACCCACTCAAACGAGAACCTAACTTACTATTTGAATAACACCACCGAGCCTCAGACCAGCACAGCGTCAACGTTCAATACAACAG GTGCAACTGGCCAAAACTCTTCCATCTGCCAACTCGACCCCGATAAAGGACGCTGCAGAGCAAGCTTAGATTATTGGTACTTCAACTCCAGCACTTCCACGTGCTCCCTCTTTAGCTATGGTGGGTGTGGAGGCAATGAGAACCGTTTTTACAACTGCACGGAATGTATGAAAAAATGCAATG ATCGCCCAAACATAACTGATATCTGTAAAACTTTGGAAGAGGAGGCTTACAAGGATTACGCATGGGAGATGGAAACGTCACCGCCAGACACAACTGAATATCAGACAGTTTATTACAAGTATTCTGAAGACgagcaataa